In Candidatus Desulfatibia profunda, the genomic window TGCTGGGACTCGAACAGGAAAGAGATTTGGAAATTGCCCGCCAGGCCATTGCCTTCACCGGCGTGGAGCATCTGGCCCATCGTAAACTGGATCAGTTGAGCGGCGGGGAGCAGCAGCGGGTTTTTATCGCCCGGGCCATCTGCCAGGAGCCGGAGGTAATTCTTCTGGATGAACCGACGGCGTCCCTGGATTTAGCCCACCAGGTCCGTTTGCTGGATTTGATGGAAAAGCTTAAAAGGGAAAAAGGGGTTACCGTTGTGATGGTCTCTCACGATGTGAATCTGGCGGCCATGTACGCGGATAGCTTGCTTTTGCTCCACAAGGGACGAATCGTGTCTCGGGGAAATCCTGACCAGGTCCTCACATTTGAGACACTTGAAGAAGTTTACGGCTGCACCCTGCTGGTGGATGAAAGCCCCCTGGGCAAATTCCCGCGGGTAACGCCGGTCCCCGGAAAATTTTTGGGAAAAAGCTGATCCAAGATATTGATTTTATCACGAAAGCACAAAAGGACGAAAACACGAAAAACATTTTTGGGACAAAGAGTGAAGCAGAATCAAAATACAACCAAACAGCAGGGGGCATGTCTGGCTGTTTTGGGAACAGCCTCTGAAGTTGGGAAAAGCGTCGTGACGACGGCCCTTTGCCGCATTTTTGCAAACCGTAGAATCCGGGTGGCACCCTTTAAGGCCCAGAACATGTCCAACAATTCGGGGGTCACCCCTGAGGGGCTTGAAATCGGACGCGCCCAGATCGTTCAGGCCGAGGCCGCCGGAGTTCCGCCGCATGTCGATATGAACCCGATCCTTTTAAAACCGACCGGTGAAACCGGCTCGCAGGTCGTTCTGCTGGGAGAGGCCGTCGGGAACCTGGCGGCAAGCCAGTACTATAAAAATAAAACCCACCTGTTTTCAATCGCTTGTGCAGCCCTCGACCGTTTACGCGACAACCATGAACTCATCGTTATGGAGGGCGCCGGGTCCTGCGCCGAAGTGAACCTGATGCCGGATGATCTGGTCAATTTCCGTATGGCCGAATATGCTGCGGCACCCGTGATTCTGGTCGCCGACATTCACAGGGGCGGCGTATTTGCCCAGATCAT contains:
- a CDS encoding heme ABC transporter ATP-binding protein → MTMAVDVNNLNYFYGNFQVLNDLTFSVQRGDFFIIIGPNGSGKTTLMKVIAGILKPQTGRLEILGHSIDQYTRKALARTIAFVPQTLPVDFPFTVTEVVLMGRSPYLGMLGLEQERDLEIARQAIAFTGVEHLAHRKLDQLSGGEQQRVFIARAICQEPEVILLDEPTASLDLAHQVRLLDLMEKLKREKGVTVVMVSHDVNLAAMYADSLLLLHKGRIVSRGNPDQVLTFETLEEVYGCTLLVDESPLGKFPRVTPVPGKFLGKS